TGAAAACCTGTCCATTACAAATCTATATTTCAGTTGGGGGGTGCTGGatggtcacaccttgtggtgctcaggggtccatgaaGTATTGGGCTACACCCAAGACCCAGCGATCTGAAgacctttttgtgttttgttttgtttttatttttgtttagggccacactctgttctcagaggttattcctggctttgcactcaggattttTTCAGCCCTGTCAGATCTCAGGGGGAGGTTTggggtccctatgggatgctTGAGGGATGGAAGccagattgactacatgcaaggcaagcactccgtcttctatactatctttccagggaCCCCCTCATTTGTTCTAGAATTGTCAGCTGTCTCTTTCATCCCTCCAAAGAAAACCATCttgtttcttttcctccctccatccctctaatcttccttccttcctttccttccttcctccaaacCAGCAGCTTTCAGGGTTTCATCCTGTCTATACTCCCTGGGATTACTCCAGTTATAACTTTAGGGGTGCACTGGGTTTCATGAACCATACAAAAAGCAAGCAccatccccaaagcaagaacactctagtctttagctctggtgaCTTCCACCTTTTCCTTGTTTGGCCCAATACCCCAACTGGCTCTTCTATCTGCACCCTCATTCCCTGGGGCATCTCCAAAGCTCTGGATATCTCTCCCCAGCTCTGATCCTCATCCTTCATCTCCCCTGCCTCTTTCATGGCCCCCAGGACTTCAACAATACCACCGAAATAGACTACAATGACTACGACTACGTAACTATGGATGGGCCAGTGGATGGTCCACATCCTCCACCCAGTCTCAAGGACTACGAGGTAGCTGCTGTGGTCATCCTCATGATAGTCTTCGTGATTGGTGTTCCAGGCAACATACTTGTACTGTGGGTGACTGGTTCAGAGGCTCGTCGAGCCATTAATGCCATATGGTTCCTAAATCTGGCCTTGGCTGACCTCCTCTCCTGCCTGGCACTGCCCGTCATCATTGCGACCATCCTCTTGCATGGCGACTGGCCTTTAGGTGAAGTGGCCTGTCGCATCCTGCCCTCGCTCATCCTCTTCAACCTCTTTGCCAGCATCCTGCTCCTTGCCACCATCAGCGCTGACCGCTTCCTCATTGTCTTCAAGCCCATCTGGTGCCAAAACTACCGTGTAGCCTGGCTGGCCTGGCTGGCCAGTGCTGTGGCGTGGATCCTGGCTCTGGCGCTCACCATCCCATCGTTCATGTTCCGACAAGTGCGTGAGGAACCCTTTTCGATGAAGGTCTCATGTGGTGTGGACTATGGACCGGATGGGGAACAGGTCAAGCATGCTGTCAATATCGCACGCTTTGTCTTGTGTTTCCTGGGGCCCCTGGTCACGCTGAGCGTCTGCTACACTTTCCTCCTCCTTCGGACTTGGCGCCGGCCAGCCACACGCTCCACCAAAACCCTCAAGGTGGTGGTGGCTGTGGTGACCAGCTTCTTTGTCTTCTGGCTGCCCTATCATGTTTCTGGCTTGGTTTTGGCCTTCCTCTCCAAACAGTCACCCAACTTCAAGCTTGTCTTGTCTCTGGATGTGCTCTGGGTAGCCTTGGCTTATGTCAACTGCTGTATCAACCCCATTATCTATGTGGCTGCTGCCCGGGGCCTCCACATCCAGGTCCTCAAATCTCTGCCTTCCCGTCTACACCAATTGCTGACCGAAGACTCGGACATGAAGAGCAAGTCCCACTCGCTGTCCATGGTGAATATTGAAGTCTATAAGGGCAAGACCCAGTTGTGAGCGTCCCACAGCCCACTGCCCAGCATGTCCTTGCTTGCCGAGGACACTTTGATCCACAGTTTCTGCTGCCTCTGGCCACTCCTTCTCctgttcttctttttccttcatctccttttttcttcctccttcccctcctccttctcctctcctattcctccttcccctcttctttccacttccccttctcctctttcttctcctcttccttctcctcctcctccttctttttctttgttttgggccacatccggcagtgcttagagattattcctggctctactctcagaatcactcctagcaggctccatgaaccatatgggatgctaggcatAAACCCCGCATCTGTACCAGGCTaattgagtgcaaagcaaatgctttccctgctgtgatatcactccagccacatAACTGTCATGGCTGTTTTGGTCAAGACAattcacagaatttttttttttgtgtggttttgggtcacacccagcagtgctcaggggtttttcctggctctgtgctcagaaattgctcctggcaggcatgggggaccatatgggacgctgggatttgaaccgatgaccttctgcatgaaaggtaaacgccttacctccatgctatctctccagccccaattcacaGAATTTTCAGGGTTCCCAGGAAAGTGGGTGCAGGATTCggctggaaaaaaaaaggtacaCTCAGTTGTTGGCGTGAATCTGAATTGAAACTGATCAATTGGCTGAAGGAATTTGGACAAATTATCCAGGATTTGAAACCCATCAATTAGCTGCATTGTTAGTTATGGCTGAAATCAGATTGGTAGATATAATTCTTGATGCCGCTTGTTTTCCACTTCCTATCAGATTGATTTTCTTGACAGCTCAGTAGTTTAAAGCTGCGGTTGCAACTCTCCttctagagaagaaaaagaaaaagggcgaGATACAACTGCcacattttaaacaaatttaaaatcagAAGTCCCGCTGGACTCCCCCTGTGTGGACGGctgagaaaagacctcaaagagagATCGCTTTCTTGATAAGTAGGGTCctatttctcaagcttagtaatagttgcaacatttatttggcctaataacaatctccctgctgctgtgctaagtatgtatatatttgaacatTTGCCTCTAGATGACAACATTAGTACATGCAAATATGGTATGATTAAATATCTCTTCACCTGGGAAAAGCAgcatcaagagaaagaaaaataccttcGTAATCCTCAAAATCCATGTAGTGTTTTCAAAGATGTTCTGTATCTTTACACAGTCTCAAATAAACAGAGCCCTTCATAGGAATACCTGGAAAACTTGCTAATCTTTGAAT
This window of the Suncus etruscus isolate mSunEtr1 chromosome 14, mSunEtr1.pri.cur, whole genome shotgun sequence genome carries:
- the LOC126027527 gene encoding C5a anaphylatoxin chemotactic receptor 1-like; this encodes MHVDTPDFNNTTEIDYNDYDYVTMDGPVDGPHPPPSLKDYEVAAVVILMIVFVIGVPGNILVLWVTGSEARRAINAIWFLNLALADLLSCLALPVIIATILLHGDWPLGEVACRILPSLILFNLFASILLLATISADRFLIVFKPIWCQNYRVAWLAWLASAVAWILALALTIPSFMFRQVREEPFSMKVSCGVDYGPDGEQVKHAVNIARFVLCFLGPLVTLSVCYTFLLLRTWRRPATRSTKTLKVVVAVVTSFFVFWLPYHVSGLVLAFLSKQSPNFKLVLSLDVLWVALAYVNCCINPIIYVAAARGLHIQVLKSLPSRLHQLLTEDSDMKSKSHSLSMVNIEVYKGKTQL